One region of Thermotoga sp. genomic DNA includes:
- a CDS encoding cupin domain-containing protein, giving the protein PIKAGDVCFTDSGESHSIENTGDENLEFLAVIILL; this is encoded by the coding sequence TTCCCATAAAGGCGGGAGACGTGTGTTTTACAGACTCTGGAGAGTCACACTCCATAGAAAACACAGGAGACGAGAATCTAGAGTTTCTGGCAGTGATCATTTTGCTTTGA